The following nucleotide sequence is from Coffea eugenioides isolate CCC68of chromosome 10, Ceug_1.0, whole genome shotgun sequence.
AAATGGTTGACTCGATTCTAATATATcatattactatttttttttatcctaaTCCGCTCCGCTTGTCTTCGAGTATCCGAAGAAAAGGTACAGATCATAGGGTGCTCGCCCCTAATACCAATGAAAAAAATGACAGCTTACCAAGAAACATAGCATTGAATCCAAAGACGTCCTAGGTTTAAGAAATTCTTTGGGCACCAAATGCATGGCCCTCCACAATCCTAACAAATGCTAGATTACACATCCTGCTTCAATACTAGTCATTACTTTTAACGAGTTCAAAAAGAGTGAAAAACCAAGGTATAACAGAACTAAACATGCAAATTTCACCAATTTCAACAAACTTCTACATTCCTGAAGCAATAATTCAGTCCTATGCTAAAGGGCCAACGTTAATAATCCCTcctaaacaaataaacaaacatGCTTGAAGCATTTATTCTTACAcattaaagttaaaaaaaaaaaaaaaaagtagtaatATTGGAGGTATGGAGGGGGTGCCTCAGATAGAAATTAGAATAAAAAGGTGGCATAAGCTCTCAAGCCTGGCGTAGGCAAAAGCTCTCGAGCCTTTTTATGTGTCATCTTAGACATCTAGAAATTttataaataacaagaaattcGTGCAAAAAATCTAATAAAGCAATGAAATCGGAATAGCAGAatacaatcaaagttttcaacTTTTCAATGAACAAGCATCAGAAACGAAAGAACTCAAGCTACTAGAGTAGAATTAAACCAAGATCGAACCACTAATAAGACAAAAAAGAGCTTGCAAGTGAATTGGCGACGCTAATTCCGCGAAGTAAAATTAGCAAAAAcatcatcaaaattttcaacctttcaaaggaaaaaataaaaaaccaacGAACAAAATGATCAAGCTATTGGAGTGGAATTCAATCTAGACCCAGAACatgttttctcaaaaaaaaaaacagcagaTGAAGGACAGGCGTTTTGCAGCTTTTGCTTGAGGCTTGAGGAATCGAAGGTCTCTGTTGAATCTTCTGCAGGTAAAGGTCTCTGTTCAAAACAAATTTCTTGAGGTTTGAGTTTTGAGAATCTTTTGCAGCTTTCTTAAGTTGAggcaaaacaaaaattgaagagaaGGAGACTAGGAGATAGGGTGAGTGTGGGCTATTGGCTGAAGAGTACAGAGAGAGTTTTGGAAAGTGAAATGAAATCGATGGATTCACTTAGGTTTTAGGCTTCATTTGGATAGGGAGAAAAGGACAAAAAAGAAAGTATTCAAAGAGAAAGGACGGTCATTTCTTTCATTTGGGAGTATAACAAGACAGAAGAGAAGTGAAATGAATGGATAAAAGTCTCTCtccaattgttgaaaatttttcctaCCAAAAGTGGGAAGAAAACGATGGAAACTTGTTGGGCACCAAAAGATATTTTTAATATGATAAGTTTGTCCTTTAAAAGCTGATACAAAAATTCATTATTTCCAATATATCTTAAAATTGATTTCTAAAAGCACTACAAAGCTTTCTCGGTCTTGTGTCCTGTACTTTCAATACTTCCAACAAGTTGAGAAAACTTGGATTTCTTCCGTTCTTCACCCATAATTCACCAAACAAAAGGTATTTATTTAACTCAATCTCTCTATCTTTCTTTGCTCAGTTTTCTCtagaaaattgtgaaaaaagtatttttttttttgtagattcTTATTGTTtatattctaaattttttgttcattttctaTCATAAAATTCTTGTCGGTGAACTCTTGATTTTTATATTATTGATTTGTGATTATATCTTGTATGGTTATGGTACATGACAGCTTTAGTGGTGATAAATGAATATGAAATTTGAATGCATACAATCTATTTGTTTATTTGCCTATGTAAGATTCAAATTGTAAAATGATCCATCTAGAGTTCATAAACAATATGTTAGCCTCTTTTTATTGTAATAATGCATCTTTCTTTGAAATGATTAAAAAGATGATGATACTAGAAGTATTATTTTGAATGGTGGCTGATCgtcaaaaacaaaattaggtCTAATAAGATGGTGGTGATATGACAATAGAATATATCATAGTTTGTTACGTTAGTTGATATCAGTAAATCTCCTAGGCTATAGCAGTTCTATTTATAGTCATAGAGGTGTCCCTGGCTGAGACCAAAATGAAGACATGCAAAAATCAAATGCTTGATCAACTTAATTTAGAGCATGAAGAATTTTTCAATAAAGTTTGAGTAGacaaaatgatatttatatctCAGTATCTTCATTTAAAAACATCTTTATTTATTAGGATGTTgcattatttttattatttactGTAAATTATGGCAACACTTTAAAAACATTACTATTAGAAAATATTTCTTTTTATATTGATATTTAGAATTTTAACATTGTATTTGATAATGACTCCATAACCtttgtaaataaataaaatctgtTTTTTAATTATCTATTCATTCGTAAATTTAGTGTTCTAATACAAACATTTTTAGATGGATAAGGAACAAAATGAAGTTGATGGAGAATATGACATTCAACAAAGGAAGCGACAATTGGTTGCTACTGAGTTTATCACTAATGTTTCAGCTTAGCAAGTGGTAAACCTGAGTTTCAACTTACCAAACTAAAGCTAAATAATAGACAGTTGAGCAGCTGATAAAGCTAAATAAGATCTCATCAGGATGGCAGAGTAAATTCCCAAAAAGAGGGAGTTTTTAAATTAATTTCCCAAATGGTGGTGATTTTTGAGTCACTTCCCAAAGGGTAAAAAACGTATCCAAGGTATGCGTTCttcaaaataaaaatgcaattttcaaatacgttattttaatttttataaatttatttaaataGGGAAAAATGGTTAAATAACGCATTAATTAAATGTGCTATTTTGAAAAAGTCTCATATCATGAATTTGTTTTTTGGCCTAAAAACCTATTTCCGAAATAcgtttattaataaaaaaaaaactcatttagaaaatgagttttttagcATATCTAGGAGTCTATCTACTCCCCGGTGCTAAGAACTTCATTAGGGCATATAAACTCATTTCCTCTCAATCCCTCTTAATCTCTTTCTACCCTAACTTCTTCAGGTGCCAAACAAAACACACTACCCATTCAATTTTTTCGTACATCTTATCCCACATTCACAGCCAACGTAAGAGCAAGGGTGGTGATTGGGAGACTGCTGAGCTAATTAGGCATATTGTTAGGTAATACTTAAAATTTCGAATTTAGGGTTTATGAAATGGATGCATTTAATTAAGTAACTAaataaactaattaaattacctgCAAGTATTACTTTCACATAATTAATTTATGTttaatacaaaacctaccagtttccctttcataaaaatatgagtgtaatactttttgaattttacttacaaccatttgtatatttaatataaattaaatgattcagagtaaaatgctcATAAATAGCTATTACTTTGTTCGTGTAATAGAGGaaacccataaagagctgatatgttatggcaattttttttttttaactttcacgtatttaatttatgttaaatataaaacctactagttttcctttcgtaaaaatattagtatatcattttttaaagtttacttacaaacatttatgtatttaacataaattatatgattcagagtaaaatgcctataaatagctagtactttattcatataatagaaGAAACCCGTAAAGAGCTAGTAAAAAGTggataatttctttttttactttcacgtatttaatttaggttaaatacaaaacctactagttCCCATTTCgtaataatattagtgtaacactttttgaattttacttataaacatttatgtatttaatataaattaaatgattcaaagtaaaatactcataaatagctagtactttattcatataatggaAGAAACTCGTAAAGAATTGGCATgttatggaaaaaaaaattttactttcaaatacttcatttatgttaaatacaaaacatgctagttttcctttcgtaaaaatatttgtgtaacggcttttgaattttatttgcaaatatttatgtatttaacataaattaaatgattcagaataaaatgcccataaaaaccTGGTACTTGGCTCATGTAatagagaaaagccataaagagttggtactttatgggatatttctttttttaaaaatatttaatttatgttaaatagataacctactagGCATTTCTGGTCAATATCAAAATCATATATCAAGAATACCTAAAAGATACTACAACGACTTGATGCGATTTACATGCATGCAAGAGAATCGAAGTCCAGCAAgaaatttgttttattattcacCTTGTGGGAATGCATATGCAATTGTTTTAGAAATTTGTTTTGTCCAAATATTCTATTTATGGGAACAAGAAAGCTAATTTTTGGACTTTGATTTACAAATTGAAAGGGCAAATATGTAAAGTTGTATTCTCAtaaaatcctttctttccaTATCTCTCCAACTCTCAAATAAGAGAaagatatttcttttcttttctttcctttcattAAACTCCCAAACGAAATATGCATCTTTTcccctcttttcctttctttcctaagctatcttttcttttcttttcttttctcttccttcataaactcccaaactaagccTTAGGGTTAATAACttaagaaaattataaaattgctcctatattttttaatatttgtaTAAGATACCCTCGAATTGGGTACATGcaggtttttatttttatgatttgtatCCGTATCCGAATATTACGGATACCCGACCGTCATTTGCTCCGATGGAAATCGGATCGGATCCTAAATTTTGATATGAATCGGATCGGATCTCATGAATTTTCGGGTTGATGGGTTTTTTTGCCCTTCCCTAATGCTTATAATGGTTCTACAACATCTTTAAATTATAGTCACGCATTTCAACTTACATCATATTTTTTATAGTTTTTCATGTCAACAATTTCAACTTGATTTTCACGCTTATAttcttatttctttaactaaattttcttaagcCATACTTTTTGAGCGTTTAAAATACTTAATACAAAGAAAAGTAATTGcacataaaacaagaaaaaggatAGTCTCCATTTGGATTggccattttttcaaaaacaagtttttcaaatacaatattaCAGTAATACACAATAAGTTAAAAACATCTCATTCATACAATATATAAAATacttcaaaaaaatttcaaaataaaatttttttatatacactgctatagtaaaatttttcaaaaataccttaaaaaaacagctaatccattACACCTATTCAACTAATAGGATCGCTCACCGTCGAGAAAAATAATCACAATAAAGAATGCTAGCTTTCCATTAATACGGAAGTACAAACGCCCTTAAGTTGGAGGGcaaaaatgtatatttataaagtTTACGGCAGTATTCCTATGAATAACCCGCCAGCTTAACCCGTTAGCCCGCCCAACCAATCGGTGACCCATTTTGTCCATAACGGACCCACGGTGCGGAGTATGCTTAAAACCTTCTAAAAAATTTCTGCTCCGACCCAACAGTCCCTCGACGCCACGGCTGCCTGAGACTCCTGCCGACCTCCGACTGCCATTCCCACTCCTTCCGCCGTCGCGGCTACTGAGATTTTCAGGTTTGCGTCTCTGTTTTTTCCTCTGACAAGCGAAATTAATACTGTTAGTGATCCTGTTACTTTTATCTCAGTAGCTTCATTCTGTTTTGCACAATTTGCGGCCACGCCCTAGATTGCTTCTTTCTCAGTTACCTTTTTTCTGTTtctatttgttaaaattttctaattcaGTTATGTTATCTTAGATGCGATAAGTATGAATTGTTAATTAAAATATTTGTGGGGtgtattcttttttatttacttttgccggtttttgtttgtttggaagAAATTAGGGGATTTAATTGTGTTCTGATTTCCGTATATGAATTAAAATCTGTTAGATTTTTTAGCAACGGTCTTTTATGTATTCTTAGTTTTCAGAAATTCTTTGTTGTTAATCTGAAAGCTATTGTGATTTTGGTATGGTTCAAAGCCCAAATTTTGAGCTacttgattttaattttcatacTGTACATCCTCGACATTTCTTGGAAACTTGAATGGTTCTGAAATTTTATTGGATAATGTTCTTTTAACTTCTGTTATTGTactcttagttttttttttctgcttctttttctctttttcccccctttttttcGAGCAAAGATACCAACCATTACATTATAAGCTATTACTGGTTGATAGAACCTGCAATTAGGTTTCTTGGCATGTATCCGCATTAGAGCTTACAAAAGTCTCTGTTCCGAGGATGTTTTCAACTCGTAGATACAATGGACAAGATCATAATGATTCTAgcatgcagaaaacatgcaaattgACTGAGACACAATGATTATCATTACTCTCATATGTTAAGATGTTTTTCCTTGGAATTTTTTAATTTAGGCATTTTGAAGTTAGTGTTCATTTGGCCCATTTTATCTGCTCTCACATGGATATATGTGGCTACTTTTTTGCATTTGTCCAGGATGTCATCAGGAGCTAGTCAACCAAATAACATTTCCAAGGTATGTTTGGCATGTAATATGCTGACAACTATGATATTACTTAAGTTCCATATTCTGATCTTATTTCTTTGACAAAGAAACTATTAATGCCACAAATCATGAATATGCAATTCGAAAGAGCAATTGATGCATAATTCAAAGCCAGTTGACAAGTATAAGGCTCAATATGTTGGAATGCTATATAAGTTTAGTACAAGATCTGTTTTTTGTTTTCCCTTAAGTTTTCATGGTGTATCTGTGCTTGATACAGTTAATTGTAACATTTCCACTTTCTCCATGTGTGGTTGTGAAGAATGTCAAAGAGTTGTGTATGTGATGTTTTTCTTTCattgttttaattgtttgtGTACCAAATACTGTGCATTCATGGTTCATTTGTAGCTATTAGAAGCTTTTAAGTGTGACTCTTTTCTTATAGTCTGAATCCTTGTTCTGTATCTAATCACTTTTAACTGATGCATTGTTGATTGGTTCCTTTCAGGTCCGTCTACAACCAGACCCATTTCTTAATGAACTCACCAACATGTTTGAGCGAAGCACGGAAAAGGGTTCTGTCTGGGTGACACTTAAATACTGTAtgtcctttttgttttcttaaccTTTTGTTTTGCCTGATACTACTCCTTTCTCTGCCAATATCTTGGTTTAGTCTTTCCTGGTCTTCTCACGTTTGGTTTCATGTATAATTGTTTTGTAGCATGCTGTTCTAATCTTTTGATGCACATTGAATTTACAGCCTCTGACAAGTCTAAGCTCCAAAGGAATAAGATGAAGACAGCTGGGGAGAAAATTGAGTACAAGTGTCTTATTCGAGCTACAGATGGAAAAAAGACTATATCTACTTTGGTAAGCACAGTTACTTTTACCtgttttaatttcaaattttgatttatttgttgttttttctTGCTCTTACTTTTTGTGGGGTTTGATTGGTGGGCCTCGAGTCTTCTTCCCATAATTGTCTTAAGGAATAAGAAGGGAAAATTGAATAAGAAGACACATTTTTTATTGAAAGTTGCTGACTGCTATAATTGAAAAGTGGGTTGGTTATAGCCCTACTACGAAGTTGATACTAGAGAGTTTGCTGCacccaaaaatataaaaagtggAAATATACAACTAGTTAAGCTGCTAGCCATTGTCTGAGTTCCTTGCTCTATGGTCTAGCTATTTGGGAAAGATGATGCTTTAAGGAGAATGAGTTAATAATCTTTTCTGTCTTGGAATCACAATAGCAAAGGTGGATTTGTCAAGTCTGAAATGGGGTAGCTTTGATAATTGCATCAGAAAGCATGTTTGATGTAACATTCTGTTTGGGATTGCTTTTGGTTTAGATACATGCTGGAGCTTAAGTCAATGGAAAGCGAGGCAAAATTATAAAAGAAGCATTTTTGGCTGCCATACAATGTTATGTTCATGCTTCCTCTTTGTTGGCCATCATAGTCATTCTTGGTAAGGCTTAGAAGACAAACTAAGGACAGGAAGCAGGCAAAGGTGATGTTCGAAGCAGTTGGACATCAGATTAAGTAGGCCAAAAGTCATAGATAAAAGGACGCAATGGGATTGGCTTTATTTGAGAAATATCTGCTTATAAAGTAGTAGAGGTTTGGAGGACTTCTGAGTTGTTCCAGCTTTGGTAGCTTTAACTGTAGTAGGGCTGGCATATTTCTTTTCTACTTGAAGCAGCAGATGATTATGGTGGGTTTCCATTTTTCCCTTCTCAAGGGAATAGTTTAGCAGTGTATGGTTAGAGAACATAGttgaagagaaaagaaagggcTGACAAATCATTGTGATGCATCCTTCAGCGTTTGAGTGGATCATGTTAAGTGGAGAAGCCTGATAACTCTGCATCTATGGAAATCAGAATATCCTGGCAACTCCCATAAACAAGAATGGGCATTAGAACAAGTACTAATAAGCATGACTACTGATGGAAACACACTGGAGAAGTTTTTCTCATGTCCTTTTACTCCAATCCTAGTAGTTATGCTTGCTAAATGTGCAGTTGAGTTAATTACTTGCACtgataaatgaatttttttttatatgactTGCTGGGTAATTGTTCCTTTGTTACTTGTTCAGACATTTTGTCATTTTGGTCAAAGTGTTACAACTTTGTCTTCCAGACTGATCATTACATTTATGCATGGGGCATCTTAGGTTGGGCAAAAAGATCACCAGCGTTTCCAAGCTTCATATGCGACCATTCTGAAAGCCCGCATGACTGCATtgaagaagagagaaagaaaggacAAGAGAAAGGCAGCAGATTCTGATAAGAAGCAGGGGGTTTTGAAGAAGTGATCGGCTGCTGCTTTGCTGCTTTTCCTTTCATTGGTTGAAGCTTCTGCACAATTTTTGTTTCCATATACCGGCTGTAGAAGTTATCTTCTTTTGGACAATTGAGTTGTTAAATATGTTTATACACCTCGACAGTTAGAAATTAATCACAATTCTTCTGCGGCATGGGATTGGGGAAAGagttttgctttattttgtcGCCTTTTACCGTTTTTACCTGAAATTTTACTTAATTCTAGATAATAAATTATGATGAATGTTCGTTGAAATGCAAAGAAAGTTCAATATAGTTCTGTTTTATCTTGGGGACTGCTAGAGGTAGTATTTTGTTTATCCAATTTATAATAGTCCTCTCTAGACATTGAATGATATTTTCGCATGACAGTCCTCTGGGGTTATGATGAAAGATTTTGTAATGTGACAGCGTAAGTGCAGATGATTTACAATTTAGCATCTTACGTTCTTAACATGGTTTTGGGTCTTATGGTTGAAAtggttttcaaattttctatgACTTTTCCAAACGACAGTCACAAAATTAC
It contains:
- the LOC113749458 gene encoding signal recognition particle 14 kDa protein produces the protein MSSGASQPNNISKVRLQPDPFLNELTNMFERSTEKGSVWVTLKYSSDKSKLQRNKMKTAGEKIEYKCLIRATDGKKTISTLVGQKDHQRFQASYATILKARMTALKKRERKDKRKAADSDKKQGVLKK